Proteins encoded in a region of the Solanum dulcamara chromosome 9, daSolDulc1.2, whole genome shotgun sequence genome:
- the LOC129904097 gene encoding chromatin structure-remodeling complex protein BSH isoform X2, which produces MKPHSAWGSLKNPVKFKIPTAENLVPIRLDIEIDGQRFRDAFTWNPNDPDSEVVVFAKRTVKDLKLPPAFVTQIAQSIQSQLTEFRSYEGQDMHTGERVVPIKLDLRVNHTVIKDHFFWDLNNFESDPEEFARTFCKDMGIENPEVGIAMQSVASARESRANKKGRRGMEHLSASKIGLPALDLVKLFGIKSSVIRKKRDWDVYEPIVDLLSNEEVDALEAREERHAR; this is translated from the exons ATGAAACCCCATTCGGCATGGGGTTCACTGAAGAACCCAGTGAAGTTCAAGAT TCCAACAGCCGAGAATCTTGTTCCTATCCGTCTCGACATCGAAATTGATGGCCAAAGATTTAGAGATGCTTTTACTTGGAACCCAAATG ATCCTGACTCAGAGGTGGTGGTGTTTGCAAAGAGAACTGTGAAGGATTTGAAACTTCCTCCTGCTTTTGTCACTCAGATAGCGCAATCCATTCAG TCACAATTGACAGAATTTCGGTCATACGAAGGACAAGATATGCACACTGGCGAGAGAGTTGTTCCTATCAAG CTTGATCTCCGAGTAAATCACACAGTTATCAAGGATCACTTTTTCTGG GACTTGAACAATTTTGAGAGTGATCCTGAAGAGTTTGCACGGACATTTTGTAAAGATATGGGAATTGAAAACCCAGAAGTTGGA ATTGCAATGCAAAGTGTTGCATCAGCGAGAGAAAGCAGGGCAAATAAGAAAGGACGCAGAGGAATGGAACATCTCTCAGCCAG TAAAATAGGTTTGCCTGCATTGGACCTGGTGAAGCTATTTGGCATTAAATCAAGTGTCATCCG GAAAAAGAGGGACTGGGATGTATATGAACCAATTGTCGATCTCCTATCAAATGAAGAGGTGGATGCCCTTGAGGCTAGAGAAGAGAGGCATGCTCGATGA
- the LOC129904097 gene encoding chromatin structure-remodeling complex protein BSH isoform X1: MKPHSAWGSLKNPVKFKIPTAENLVPIRLDIEIDGQRFRDAFTWNPNDPDSEVVVFAKRTVKDLKLPPAFVTQIAQSIQSQLTEFRSYEGQDMHTGERVVPIKLDLRVNHTVIKDHFFWDLNNFESDPEEFARTFCKDMGIENPEVGPAIAIAIREQLYEIAMQSVASARESRANKKGRRGMEHLSASKIGLPALDLVKLFGIKSSVIRKKRDWDVYEPIVDLLSNEEVDALEAREERHAR; the protein is encoded by the exons ATGAAACCCCATTCGGCATGGGGTTCACTGAAGAACCCAGTGAAGTTCAAGAT TCCAACAGCCGAGAATCTTGTTCCTATCCGTCTCGACATCGAAATTGATGGCCAAAGATTTAGAGATGCTTTTACTTGGAACCCAAATG ATCCTGACTCAGAGGTGGTGGTGTTTGCAAAGAGAACTGTGAAGGATTTGAAACTTCCTCCTGCTTTTGTCACTCAGATAGCGCAATCCATTCAG TCACAATTGACAGAATTTCGGTCATACGAAGGACAAGATATGCACACTGGCGAGAGAGTTGTTCCTATCAAG CTTGATCTCCGAGTAAATCACACAGTTATCAAGGATCACTTTTTCTGG GACTTGAACAATTTTGAGAGTGATCCTGAAGAGTTTGCACGGACATTTTGTAAAGATATGGGAATTGAAAACCCAGAAGTTGGA CCTGCGATTGCGATAGCAATTAGAGAACAACTTTATGAG ATTGCAATGCAAAGTGTTGCATCAGCGAGAGAAAGCAGGGCAAATAAGAAAGGACGCAGAGGAATGGAACATCTCTCAGCCAG TAAAATAGGTTTGCCTGCATTGGACCTGGTGAAGCTATTTGGCATTAAATCAAGTGTCATCCG GAAAAAGAGGGACTGGGATGTATATGAACCAATTGTCGATCTCCTATCAAATGAAGAGGTGGATGCCCTTGAGGCTAGAGAAGAGAGGCATGCTCGATGA